From Flavobacterium sp. 102, a single genomic window includes:
- the drmB gene encoding DUF1998 domain-containing protein, whose protein sequence is MANKSVRSSQLLSPFGIGQIINFPKEVSVMVCGLNLWDEKIQQRKIQAGYQNIDEVALRIIEPRLQKVLGVEYFIKPFSYHTSGIKNNFLTIPVVRFPRWHHCTNHLCGSMREVELTFAEEKIECDICGKSGNKFKSKMIPVRFVAACSNGHIQDVPFKEWVHDGSLPNDDKNHNLSYHSLSGSGDLGSILIKCSCGEKRTLAGLMNVRKNGDKVFDSALARIGLDKEEDKKFTEDEPNDNNPLGQYCKGHRPWLGVEGIIDAKPCAGKKHLQVLIRGASNVHFSDIVSAIYLPQVSSQANEYVVKVIEEKGRDELKKYYNLDKGTIILPAILSSEAVIKNNLISKDELVAGVIAEILENEILDEINNFSSEEGLRLEEYQYILEGRNSENADFKAIKKKFDEYSEKDFLEKYFECVVLIEKLKETRVFRSFARIDPGNKTDISELSNENVNWLPATEVFGEGIFLKFRDDVIDKWLESQGDSFTNIIDRYHGAMLKRRPTENLKKVNASFIVMHTFTHLLIKKLCFHCGYGSSSLRERLYFNDDDDNRMNGILIYTSSGDSEGSLGGLVRQGKANNLGKLVKDSIEDARWCSADPVCSDIGQSSGQGPDNVNGSACHNCSIVPETSCEEFNMLLDRASIIGTFENPSIGFFN, encoded by the coding sequence ATGGCCAATAAAAGCGTAAGAAGTAGCCAACTCCTTTCCCCATTTGGAATTGGACAAATTATCAACTTTCCTAAGGAGGTATCAGTTATGGTATGTGGGTTGAATTTATGGGATGAAAAAATTCAGCAAAGAAAAATTCAAGCGGGTTATCAAAATATTGATGAGGTCGCGTTAAGAATAATTGAGCCTCGTTTACAAAAAGTACTAGGTGTCGAATATTTTATTAAGCCATTTTCATATCATACATCTGGAATTAAGAATAATTTCCTAACAATCCCTGTCGTGCGATTTCCACGGTGGCACCATTGTACGAATCATTTATGCGGCAGTATGAGGGAGGTTGAACTTACTTTTGCGGAAGAAAAAATAGAATGTGATATATGTGGTAAATCAGGCAATAAATTTAAATCTAAAATGATTCCTGTTAGATTTGTTGCAGCTTGTAGTAATGGTCATATTCAAGATGTTCCTTTTAAAGAATGGGTTCATGATGGGTCATTACCAAATGACGATAAAAATCATAATTTATCATATCATTCACTTTCAGGCTCGGGTGACTTGGGAAGTATACTTATTAAATGTTCATGTGGTGAAAAAAGGACACTTGCAGGTTTAATGAATGTTAGGAAAAATGGCGATAAAGTTTTTGATAGCGCATTAGCTAGAATAGGATTAGACAAGGAAGAAGACAAAAAATTTACTGAGGATGAACCAAATGACAATAACCCATTAGGACAGTATTGCAAAGGACATCGTCCATGGTTAGGCGTAGAAGGAATTATTGACGCGAAGCCATGTGCCGGAAAGAAACATTTACAAGTTTTAATAAGAGGTGCCTCGAATGTTCATTTTTCTGATATTGTATCGGCAATTTACTTACCACAAGTGTCATCTCAAGCCAATGAGTATGTCGTAAAGGTAATTGAGGAAAAAGGAAGAGATGAGTTAAAAAAGTATTATAATCTTGACAAAGGAACAATAATTCTTCCCGCCATACTTTCATCTGAAGCAGTAATAAAAAACAATTTAATTTCAAAGGATGAATTAGTAGCTGGCGTTATAGCAGAAATATTAGAGAATGAAATTTTAGACGAGATTAATAATTTTTCCTCTGAGGAAGGATTACGTTTGGAAGAATATCAGTACATTTTAGAAGGTAGGAATTCCGAAAATGCAGACTTTAAAGCGATTAAGAAAAAGTTTGATGAGTATTCGGAAAAAGATTTTTTAGAAAAATATTTCGAATGTGTTGTACTCATTGAAAAGTTAAAAGAAACGAGAGTATTTAGAAGTTTTGCTCGGATAGACCCTGGAAATAAAACTGACATTAGTGAATTGTCCAATGAAAATGTAAATTGGCTACCGGCAACAGAAGTATTTGGCGAAGGTATTTTTTTAAAATTCAGGGATGATGTAATTGACAAATGGCTAGAAAGTCAAGGTGATTCGTTTACAAATATAATTGATCGATATCATGGAGCAATGTTGAAAAGAAGACCTACAGAGAATCTTAAAAAAGTTAATGCTTCGTTTATTGTCATGCACACTTTCACACACCTATTGATAAAGAAACTTTGTTTTCATTGTGGATATGGTTCATCATCACTAAGGGAAAGATTATATTTTAATGATGACGATGACAACAGGATGAATGGTATACTTATTTACACTTCATCCGGAGATTCGGAAGGTTCTTTAGGCGGTTTAGTAAGACAAGGAAAAGCTAACAATTTAGGGAAACTGGTTAAAGATTCTATTGAAGACGCACGATGGTGTTCGGCTGATCCAGTATGCTCAGATATTGGTCAGTCAAGTGGGCAAGGTCCAGATAATGTTAATGGTTCAGCTTGTCATAATTGCTCCATAGTTCCTGAAACAAGCTGTGAAGAATTCAACATGCTACTTGATCGAGCTTCAATTATAGGTACTTTTGAAAATCCATCGATTGGTTTCTTTAATTAA
- a CDS encoding helicase-related protein translates to MDIREEILDAVKKEIIGPSLNPNYRDEQTGEELLLASIHGSPKSRYGGGMLYPQQSMNNDNTDSGDINDTDFNDNDEDDSPDKEKDSQNSFSTENGSSDEEPVGLANQYLPSAMGFTVRFNSKETHDSVSLKINSAYYEKGVNKRPKKQIDKNSVIVIAKNKDGETIDSDYWVRRPIVSEPILFEINSLFKDGKKSHDVTIKCNEKNDVWLKLRVFNRTTLKDSEENFHTYTFVLINELKAETDDVANGNKILYQNELILTTDNNNLIAPYKEKNLASDTDEEKELNLLYRKKRVFSIGHGTSVVWETTANNNIGYETVSKISTSVIPVYDLPQVAPTQHVDLSMLQLSDKGNWNDAKNSLKILHEKYSGWIEDIKNEADNSPELENYREAAKLNIIKCQKSLKRIQKGIQILIDSDENSDVVKCFRWMNRAMIWQQQRSKTKIRKWIKTGSSENQQLSIEGINGDYNEQIFPSIEDFHSSSNYNGRWRPFQLAFILLNLESILHPTSEERRIVDLIWFPTGGGKTEAYLGLTAFSIFYRRIKGKAKWNWEFYGGTTVLMRYTLRLLTTQQYERAASLICACDLIRIENLKEIGDEPISIGLWVGGTSTPNKNDDAKAQLNLLKTDPKAEYNFVVMKCPCCGSQIGKVENIGRFDKVEKVKGLHKEDGKDGKVMFRCENKNCEYNINPLPLQVVDELIYDTPPTLLLGTVDKFAMIPWKSDAGKLFGFRNINDNGDWTRICPPELIIQDELHLIAGPLGTMVGLYETMVQTLCNDYKKTEPPFITGDEEDLIPPKIIASSATISRAFEQVKGIYGIKSKEQLSIFPAQGLTFGDTWFSEEKSINETDSSGSQKYPGRKYIGILASGFPSAQTSIVRTYAAVLQKVKELAEINDSININYYWTLLGYFNSIRELGGASSLVYGDIRERLGQIQNRDLRTNDKKRYINKIEELTSRISSSEIPSTLKKLEATFTNVKNEALDICLATNMVATGVDISRLGLMFIHGQPKTTAEYIQASSRVGRDVPMGPGIIFTLYSPSKPRDKSQYEQFQGYHSRIYSNVEPTSVTPFSINAREKGLHAVFIALIRNFSSGKMKETPLINDEFDGLLAIISKIIKDRCEIIDPEEVDNTIDLLNKRIRFWRKGFQSYGDAGNFKILNDDGYFPLMYASSAEVREEIIREKRSLPTSTSMRGVDTESVLSIYSNNSNQDGQ, encoded by the coding sequence ATGGATATAAGAGAAGAAATATTAGATGCAGTAAAAAAAGAAATAATTGGGCCATCTCTTAATCCAAATTATCGTGATGAGCAAACAGGCGAAGAACTTTTATTAGCTAGCATCCATGGTTCTCCTAAATCAAGATATGGCGGTGGTATGCTATATCCACAACAATCTATGAATAATGATAATACAGATTCAGGTGACATTAATGATACAGATTTCAACGATAATGATGAAGATGATAGCCCTGATAAAGAAAAGGATTCACAAAATAGTTTCAGCACTGAGAATGGTAGTAGTGACGAGGAACCTGTTGGTTTAGCTAATCAATACCTTCCTTCCGCAATGGGATTTACCGTAAGATTTAATTCTAAAGAAACCCATGATTCAGTCAGCCTTAAAATAAATTCTGCCTACTATGAAAAAGGTGTAAACAAAAGGCCTAAAAAGCAAATTGACAAGAATAGTGTTATAGTAATTGCCAAAAACAAAGATGGTGAAACAATTGATTCGGATTATTGGGTTAGACGACCAATTGTTAGCGAACCTATCTTATTTGAAATTAATTCGTTATTTAAAGATGGCAAAAAATCACATGATGTTACAATAAAATGTAATGAAAAAAATGATGTTTGGTTAAAATTAAGGGTGTTTAACAGAACTACCTTAAAGGATAGTGAAGAAAATTTCCACACCTACACTTTTGTCCTTATTAATGAACTTAAAGCTGAAACCGATGATGTCGCAAATGGAAACAAAATTTTATACCAAAATGAATTAATATTAACCACTGATAATAATAATCTGATTGCTCCATATAAAGAAAAAAATTTAGCCTCTGATACTGACGAAGAAAAAGAACTGAATCTGCTATATAGGAAAAAAAGAGTCTTTTCTATTGGACATGGTACATCGGTAGTCTGGGAAACCACAGCAAATAATAATATTGGTTATGAAACTGTTAGTAAAATAAGTACTTCGGTTATTCCAGTTTATGATCTCCCCCAAGTAGCGCCGACTCAACATGTAGATCTTAGTATGCTGCAACTATCTGATAAAGGTAATTGGAATGATGCAAAGAATAGTTTGAAAATATTACATGAGAAATATTCCGGTTGGATTGAGGATATAAAAAACGAAGCTGATAATTCACCAGAATTAGAAAATTATCGAGAAGCAGCAAAATTAAATATTATTAAATGCCAAAAATCATTAAAGAGAATTCAAAAAGGCATTCAAATATTAATTGATTCGGATGAAAATTCTGATGTCGTGAAATGTTTTAGGTGGATGAATCGAGCAATGATATGGCAACAACAACGTTCAAAAACAAAAATTAGAAAATGGATTAAAACCGGAAGTTCTGAAAATCAGCAATTAAGTATTGAGGGGATTAATGGGGATTACAACGAGCAAATTTTCCCATCTATAGAAGACTTTCATTCATCAAGTAACTATAATGGGAGGTGGCGACCATTTCAACTTGCATTTATTTTGCTGAATCTTGAATCTATCTTACACCCTACTTCTGAGGAAAGAAGGATAGTTGACTTAATTTGGTTTCCTACGGGTGGTGGTAAGACTGAAGCATATTTGGGTTTAACAGCATTTAGCATTTTTTACAGAAGAATTAAAGGAAAGGCTAAATGGAATTGGGAATTTTATGGCGGCACCACAGTGTTGATGCGTTACACACTACGGTTGTTAACCACACAGCAGTACGAAAGAGCGGCTTCATTAATCTGCGCTTGTGATTTAATAAGGATAGAAAATCTTAAAGAAATTGGAGACGAACCAATTTCAATCGGTCTTTGGGTTGGCGGCACTTCAACCCCAAATAAAAATGATGATGCAAAAGCCCAATTAAATTTGTTGAAAACTGATCCGAAGGCAGAATATAATTTTGTTGTAATGAAATGTCCTTGCTGCGGATCACAAATAGGCAAAGTAGAAAATATAGGTAGATTTGATAAAGTCGAGAAAGTTAAAGGACTGCATAAAGAAGATGGTAAGGATGGTAAGGTAATGTTCAGATGCGAGAATAAGAATTGCGAATACAATATTAATCCATTACCGCTTCAAGTAGTAGACGAGTTGATTTATGATACTCCACCCACATTATTGTTAGGAACAGTCGATAAATTCGCAATGATTCCATGGAAATCAGACGCCGGAAAATTGTTTGGATTTAGAAATATTAATGATAACGGCGATTGGACACGAATTTGCCCGCCGGAATTAATTATTCAGGATGAATTACATTTAATAGCTGGCCCTTTGGGGACAATGGTCGGTTTATACGAAACAATGGTTCAAACTCTTTGTAATGATTATAAAAAAACGGAACCTCCATTTATTACAGGTGATGAAGAGGACTTAATTCCTCCTAAAATTATCGCGTCGTCTGCAACTATTAGTAGAGCATTTGAACAGGTAAAAGGCATATACGGTATTAAAAGTAAAGAACAATTAAGCATTTTTCCAGCTCAAGGCTTAACTTTTGGGGATACTTGGTTCTCTGAGGAAAAATCAATAAATGAAACCGATTCTTCCGGTAGTCAAAAGTATCCTGGGAGAAAGTATATAGGTATACTTGCCTCTGGTTTTCCATCCGCCCAAACATCTATCGTAAGAACGTATGCTGCTGTTTTACAAAAAGTAAAAGAATTAGCTGAAATTAATGATTCAATAAATATAAATTATTACTGGACGCTTTTAGGTTATTTTAATAGTATCAGAGAACTTGGAGGAGCATCTTCTTTAGTTTATGGAGATATTAGAGAGAGACTTGGCCAAATTCAAAATCGTGATTTAAGAACCAACGATAAAAAAAGATATATAAACAAAATTGAAGAATTAACTAGTAGAATTAGTTCCTCTGAAATACCATCTACCCTCAAGAAATTAGAAGCAACATTTACTAATGTCAAGAACGAAGCATTAGATATTTGTTTAGCCACAAATATGGTGGCTACTGGTGTCGATATTTCACGCTTGGGGTTGATGTTTATCCATGGTCAACCAAAAACAACAGCTGAATATATTCAAGCTAGTTCTCGTGTAGGAAGAGATGTACCTATGGGACCAGGAATCATTTTTACATTATATAGTCCATCCAAACCAAGAGACAAATCTCAATATGAGCAATTCCAAGGCTACCATAGCCGAATTTATTCAAATGTTGAGCCAACTTCAGTTACGCCATTTTCTATTAATGCTAGAGAAAAAGGGCTGCATGCGGTTTTTATTGCGCTAATAAGAAATTTTTCAAGTGGAAAAATGAAAGAAACGCCGTTAATTAATGACGAATTTGACGGTTTATTAGCAATTATTTCTAAAATAATAAAAGATAGGTGTGAGATTATTGACCCGGAAGAAGTAGATAATACTATTGATTTATTAAATAAGAGGATTCGGTTTTGGAGAAAAGGTTTTCAATCCTATGGCGATGCGGGTAATTTTAAAATTTTAAATGATGATGGATATTTCCCGCTTATGTATGCCAGTAGTGCGGAAGTACGTGAAGAAATAATTAGGGAAAAAAGATCTTTACCTACTTCAACCTCCATGCGTGGAGTTGATACAGAATCTGTTCTTAGTATATATTCAAATAATAGTAATCAAGATGGCCAATAA
- a CDS encoding nuclease-related domain-containing DEAD/DEAH box helicase codes for MLIPDNIEGFESSGEKIIYLKFKNDKSCKNMHILHSLFTNHHIKNKSGELDFLVLAPNEGFFAIEVKHGGVSRKNGTWSFTNRKGITTTNTKSPFAQVDGTLQSIKKYVLEKIKHKKDLHERFSKIVWGTGLAFTSMDEFIDFGTEGHSWQILTKQGLSIPISYYLSALSKGWHNEYKGKYWYDINMSRPTLEDCKTLLKILRGDFDVNYSEINKINDRENLIEEYTKEQFDLLDFVNYNDRCIIEGSAGTGKTLMALEISRIKIEKKDKVGLFCFNNKLGDKLFNYISKNFENNESNFYVGTLHSFLTKYTNSIPPESEKEKQKYYSEDLIIEFLSNNEDTDLEKFDILILDEAQDLISPYFVEIFDTILKGGIKNGRWVLFGDFSNQAIYLNNPEEIFTLLSDKTYFTKFPPLKINCRNTKKIASQNTLLTGVDIPKFTLNGFEGNTVTCKFPSFNLQTKVIEEILLDLINKSIPYNKITLLSPKRFENSIICDSDIINNLINQGVEVSTIQAYKGLENTIIILFDFEEIISESAQRLLYIGISRPRLELYIVLNKSQEENFNKLIVNNYSKLN; via the coding sequence ATGCTAATTCCAGATAACATTGAGGGCTTTGAGTCTAGTGGTGAGAAAATAATTTACCTAAAATTTAAAAATGATAAATCATGTAAAAACATGCATATACTTCATTCATTGTTTACTAACCATCATATAAAAAATAAATCTGGGGAACTTGATTTCTTAGTATTGGCACCAAACGAAGGTTTTTTCGCTATTGAAGTCAAGCATGGTGGCGTATCTAGAAAGAATGGAACTTGGTCATTTACAAATAGAAAAGGGATTACTACAACAAATACCAAAAGTCCATTTGCACAGGTTGATGGGACATTGCAGTCGATCAAAAAATATGTCCTCGAAAAAATCAAACACAAAAAGGATCTCCATGAAAGATTTTCCAAAATCGTATGGGGAACTGGGTTGGCATTTACAAGTATGGATGAATTTATTGACTTCGGGACAGAAGGGCATTCATGGCAAATTCTAACAAAACAAGGATTGAGTATCCCGATCAGCTATTACCTATCAGCATTAAGCAAGGGCTGGCATAATGAATATAAAGGAAAATATTGGTATGATATCAATATGTCAAGGCCAACACTTGAAGATTGTAAAACTTTACTAAAAATTCTCAGAGGTGATTTTGATGTAAATTATTCTGAAATAAATAAAATTAATGACAGAGAAAATCTAATTGAAGAATATACTAAAGAACAATTTGATTTATTGGATTTTGTCAATTACAATGATAGATGTATAATTGAAGGTTCAGCCGGAACGGGAAAAACATTAATGGCTCTAGAAATTTCGCGAATAAAAATTGAAAAGAAAGATAAAGTCGGCTTATTCTGTTTTAATAATAAATTAGGCGATAAATTATTCAACTACATCAGTAAAAATTTCGAAAACAATGAGAGTAATTTTTACGTAGGAACGCTTCATAGCTTTTTAACTAAATACACAAATTCAATTCCTCCAGAATCTGAAAAGGAAAAGCAAAAATATTACTCAGAAGATTTAATTATTGAATTTTTATCAAATAATGAAGATACTGACTTAGAGAAATTCGATATTCTTATTTTAGACGAAGCCCAAGATTTAATCTCTCCATATTTTGTTGAAATTTTTGACACCATACTTAAAGGTGGAATAAAAAATGGGCGATGGGTCTTATTTGGTGACTTTTCTAATCAAGCTATATATCTAAATAATCCCGAAGAAATATTTACATTACTTAGCGACAAAACATATTTCACTAAATTTCCTCCTTTAAAAATAAACTGTCGTAATACAAAAAAAATAGCTTCACAAAATACCCTATTGACGGGAGTAGATATACCTAAATTTACATTAAATGGATTTGAAGGTAATACAGTTACATGCAAATTCCCTTCATTTAACCTACAAACTAAAGTTATTGAAGAAATATTATTAGACCTCATTAACAAAAGTATCCCGTATAATAAAATTACACTACTCTCTCCGAAGCGGTTTGAAAATTCAATTATATGTGATTCTGATATAATAAATAATTTAATTAACCAGGGAGTTGAAGTCAGTACCATTCAAGCATATAAAGGATTAGAAAATACCATTATAATTCTTTTTGACTTTGAAGAAATAATTTCTGAATCTGCACAAAGATTACTTTATATCGGAATATCGCGACCAAGACTTGAATTATATATTGTGTTGAATAAATCACAAGAGGAAAACTTTAATAAACTCATTGTCAATAATTACTCAAAATTGAATTAA
- a CDS encoding DNA cytosine methyltransferase yields the protein MISNLNMTNNNIPIIDLFAGPGGLGEGFSSVLRNGERVFDIKLSIEKDNDAHKTLELRSFFRKFKKGKVPNEYYDVLKENDLQKRDNLIITLFEKYPRESQEAKKEAWKAELGNESYPSSTIDEKIIKSLSGNTEWLLIGGPPCQAFSLAGRSRVGGIDDDDHRVYLYKEYLRIIAVHHPTVFVMENVKGLLSAKVNDEKVFDWILSDLRNPSSVFKETNAPKYKIYSLSNEPESFDEFGNPKYKDNRDYLIQSEKFKIPQKRHRVILLGVREDINIKPEILKMVVEETDLKSVIGDLPKLRSGIGRSIISSEIINGVKKREYKNEIDSKQNWQNIINSFKKEITTWKGLESNIPFNNIEAASHGLGSEYIEYKTPCAENPLREWFVDDNLKGVCNHETRTHLVEDLKRYLFASTYAEKHKRFPRLKDYQTHSSELMPDHASATSGKFADRFRVQMPDSAATTITSHISKDGHYFIHYDSNQCRSLTVREAARIQTFPDNYLFCGPRTSQYHQVGNAVPPFLAYQIAEIVTTIFNLDKK from the coding sequence ATGATTTCTAATTTAAATATGACCAATAACAATATTCCAATAATTGATTTATTTGCAGGGCCGGGTGGTTTAGGTGAAGGTTTTTCTTCCGTTTTAAGAAATGGAGAGAGGGTTTTTGATATAAAGTTATCGATCGAAAAAGATAACGATGCGCATAAAACCCTTGAATTAAGAAGCTTTTTTCGAAAATTTAAAAAAGGAAAAGTTCCAAATGAATATTATGATGTATTAAAGGAAAATGATTTACAGAAAAGAGACAATTTAATTATAACATTATTTGAGAAATATCCTAGAGAATCGCAGGAGGCAAAAAAAGAAGCTTGGAAAGCTGAGTTGGGCAATGAATCTTATCCATCTTCAACGATTGATGAGAAGATAATTAAATCTTTAAGTGGTAATACAGAATGGCTTTTAATTGGGGGGCCACCATGTCAAGCATTTTCTCTGGCGGGAAGATCAAGAGTTGGAGGAATTGACGATGACGATCATAGAGTATATCTTTATAAAGAATATTTAAGAATCATAGCTGTTCACCATCCTACCGTTTTTGTTATGGAAAACGTTAAAGGTCTCTTGTCTGCTAAAGTTAATGATGAAAAGGTATTTGACTGGATTTTGAGTGACTTAAGAAATCCTTCTTCAGTTTTCAAAGAAACTAATGCTCCAAAATATAAAATCTATTCCCTTTCTAATGAGCCTGAAAGTTTTGATGAGTTTGGCAATCCCAAATATAAGGATAATAGAGATTATCTAATACAATCTGAAAAGTTTAAAATCCCGCAAAAAAGGCATAGAGTTATATTACTTGGAGTTCGAGAGGATATAAACATCAAGCCTGAAATCTTAAAAATGGTTGTTGAAGAAACCGACTTGAAAAGTGTTATCGGAGATTTACCGAAATTAAGAAGCGGAATAGGACGATCAATTATTTCAAGTGAAATCATTAATGGCGTTAAGAAACGGGAATATAAAAATGAAATTGATTCAAAACAAAACTGGCAAAATATAATTAATAGTTTTAAAAAAGAAATCACCACTTGGAAGGGTCTTGAAAGTAACATTCCTTTTAACAATATTGAAGCAGCATCACATGGGCTAGGTTCAGAATATATTGAATATAAGACACCTTGCGCAGAAAACCCTTTAAGGGAATGGTTTGTAGATGATAATTTAAAAGGTGTTTGCAACCATGAAACAAGGACACATTTAGTTGAAGACTTGAAGCGATATTTATTTGCCAGTACTTATGCTGAAAAACATAAACGATTTCCTAGACTAAAGGATTATCAAACACACAGTAGTGAATTAATGCCAGACCATGCGAGCGCAACAAGCGGGAAATTTGCAGATAGATTTCGAGTTCAAATGCCTGATAGTGCCGCTACTACAATAACTAGTCATATTTCTAAAGATGGCCACTATTTTATCCATTATGATTCCAATCAATGCAGAAGTCTTACAGTAAGAGAAGCAGCACGAATTCAAACTTTTCCCGACAATTATTTATTTTGTGGCCCTCGAACATCTCAATATCATCAAGTAGGTAATGCAGTACCTCCTTTCCTTGCATATCAGATTGCTGAAATAGTTACAACTATTTTTAATTTAGATAAAAAATGA
- a CDS encoding ATP-binding protein: MNEQTGLDHSTHQQGKIIQSHYNYEEVCAWIEKKGHELYGKRFRIIENDLPVIYKLIAYFLKDEQAAFQHNLNLDKGILLAGPVGCGKTSLLTIMKFLTPLEYKFSVKPCRDISFEFIHDGYEVIHRYSKGKLYQSDPKIYCFDDLGSENNLKYFGNECNVLAEIILSRYDIFISKRINTHITTNLSATEIETHYGVRVRSRLREMINLISYEKNTKDKR, encoded by the coding sequence ATGAACGAACAGACAGGACTAGATCACTCGACACATCAGCAGGGAAAGATTATTCAGAGCCATTATAACTATGAGGAAGTTTGTGCCTGGATTGAGAAAAAAGGACATGAATTATATGGAAAGCGCTTTCGAATTATTGAAAATGATCTTCCGGTGATTTACAAACTCATCGCCTATTTCCTGAAAGACGAACAGGCAGCTTTTCAGCACAATCTCAATCTGGACAAAGGAATTCTATTGGCTGGTCCGGTTGGCTGCGGTAAAACATCACTGTTGACCATAATGAAATTCCTGACACCATTGGAGTATAAATTTTCTGTGAAGCCTTGCCGGGATATCAGTTTCGAATTTATACATGATGGTTACGAAGTAATTCACCGGTATAGCAAAGGAAAGTTATACCAATCTGACCCGAAGATTTATTGTTTTGACGATCTCGGCTCAGAGAACAATCTTAAATATTTCGGGAATGAATGCAACGTGTTAGCAGAAATTATTTTAAGCAGATATGACATTTTTATAAGCAAAAGAATCAATACACACATCACAACAAATCTATCGGCAACGGAAATCGAAACCCACTATGGCGTGCGCGTAAGGAGCCGGTTAAGGGAAATGATCAATCTTATTTCCTATGAGAAGAATACAAAAGACAAACGCTAA
- a CDS encoding transcriptional regulator, with protein MNYIKHLTGFFDKVAKDKLLNPTHVSLYIALFQFWNINRFRNPISISRHEIMRISKISSLATYHRCLKLLDAHGYIKYEPSFNPYKGSHVFLFNFADDLKPTARNERIVASNFEHVDEQVVNKYRTSTETGSEQVSEQALVPYINNTNNTNILNDSNSLNLDEPAKKNENESLDFLKSNAQEKEKSSAKKEKESTELRTDSFTERESVEHVQHLFLNQIEKPPETYSEKPLPNPTIEEVINYFREQSYPEIEANKFFNYFKSIGWLVGGKTPMTDWPAAARNWILNAPKFVSNERTDRTRSLDTSAGKDYSEPL; from the coding sequence ATGAATTACATTAAACATCTGACTGGCTTTTTCGATAAAGTCGCAAAAGACAAACTGCTCAATCCAACCCATGTTAGCCTATACATTGCATTGTTCCAATTCTGGAACATCAACCGCTTTCGGAACCCCATAAGCATATCGAGACATGAGATTATGCGTATCAGCAAAATCAGTTCTTTGGCCACTTATCACCGTTGCCTGAAACTTTTAGACGCGCATGGCTATATCAAATATGAGCCATCCTTCAATCCCTACAAAGGCAGTCATGTCTTCCTTTTCAATTTTGCCGACGATCTCAAGCCTACGGCGCGTAACGAAAGGATAGTTGCTTCAAATTTTGAACATGTTGATGAACAGGTAGTGAACAAGTATCGTACTAGTACTGAAACAGGTAGTGAACAGGTTAGTGAACAAGCATTAGTACCTTATATAAACAATACAAACAATACAAACATTTTAAACGATTCAAACAGCTTAAACTTGGATGAGCCAGCAAAAAAAAATGAAAATGAGAGTCTTGATTTTTTAAAAAGCAATGCTCAGGAAAAAGAAAAAAGTTCCGCGAAAAAAGAAAAAGAAAGTACTGAGTTACGAACTGATTCTTTCACCGAGCGAGAAAGCGTGGAACACGTTCAACATTTGTTTTTAAACCAAATAGAAAAACCTCCGGAAACCTATTCAGAAAAGCCATTGCCAAATCCAACAATTGAAGAAGTAATTAATTATTTCCGGGAACAAAGCTATCCGGAAATCGAAGCCAACAAATTTTTCAACTATTTCAAAAGTATCGGTTGGTTAGTTGGCGGTAAAACTCCCATGACCGACTGGCCGGCTGCAGCCAGAAACTGGATATTGAACGCTCCAAAATTTGTCAGCAATGAACGAACAGACAGGACTAGATCACTCGACACATCAGCAGGGAAAGATTATTCAGAGCCATTATAA
- a CDS encoding helix-turn-helix domain-containing protein, translating to MAVEIITREDLNEFRTLLLKDFKEILQLKPQQAKQWLKSTEVRKLLNISPGTLQTLRINKTLSYTKIGGIIYYAHQDIEKLLELNKVSSERTLFNSK from the coding sequence ATGGCTGTCGAAATTATCACTCGTGAGGACTTAAATGAATTCCGCACATTACTACTCAAAGATTTTAAAGAAATTCTACAATTAAAACCGCAGCAGGCAAAACAGTGGTTAAAATCTACCGAAGTCCGAAAGCTTCTGAACATTTCTCCCGGAACGCTTCAAACACTCCGGATTAATAAAACGCTGTCCTATACTAAAATTGGCGGTATAATTTACTACGCCCATCAGGATATCGAAAAACTGCTTGAACTTAACAAGGTAAGTTCTGAGCGCACGTTGTTTAATTCCAAGTAA